Genomic segment of Granulicella aggregans:
GTGCCGCCTACCTCGTTGGTGTAGGTGGAGATCTCGGAGATAGAGCCGGAGGCGAAGTTGGAGGAGAAGACCTCACCTCCATCGGGCTTCATGGCTAGGTCGACGGGGGTTTCGCCGACGTCCAAGAACGCGAGGACGGAGTCATTGAGCAACGAGGGGTTTTGTTTGGCGGCCCAGGAGTCGGGTGCGGCGGCCAGGTTGATCGACATGACCTGATGACCGCCGGAGCAGGCGATGAAGGCCTTGGAGGAGTCGGGGAGGATCACGGCGTCGGTGGCTCCGGGACAGTGATCGAAGGAGGCGCGGAAGTGCAGCGGCTGGGGTTGCTGTTTGGCGGGGGCGTTCGGATCAAGGGCCGGGGTGGGGTCGACGGCGAAGATGGAGACGCTGCCGCTGGCGCGGTTGGTGACGACGAGCGAACGCATGTCAGGGGCGATGCGCGCGAGGCCGGGGGCTTCGCCGGTGCCGGCGACGGCGATCTCGCGGCGGAGGTCGAGGTCGACGACGGAGACGGTGTTGGAGCCGGAGTTGGCGACGTAGGCGCGGCGGCCGGCGGCGTCGACGGAGATGAAGTAGGGCTGGCGATGGAGGCCGATGGTGTAGACGACCTTGTTGGTGCGGGCGTCGATGACTGTGATGGAGCCGTTGCCGTTGGCCGGACCGGCGTTGACGACATAAACCTCGTTCTTGACGGGGTTGACGGCCATGCCGGAGGGGTTGGGGCCGACTTGGAGGGTGCGGTCGGGGCGGAGGTAGACGAGGTCGAGGACGGATACGGTGTTGGCACCGCCGTTCGAGACGTAGGCGAACTCGCGGTAGCCGGAGGGGACGTCGGGGAAGTCGGAGCGGCGGCAGGCGGTGAGGCTGAGCAGGGCGGCGGTGAGGGCGAGCTTGGTGAGGGGGTGCACTTCTAGGAGTGTAACGGAGGAGAGATCAGGGCCCTTGAGGAGCGTCGCGGTTGAATCGACGTTCCAGCCTCAACCATGCGCGGGCTGCGTGGACCAGGCCAGCAACTAGGGCGAAGAGAAAATACGCCAAAAATATCCATAAATCTGTACTGATTTCGTGGAGGTTATGGAGGCTCGCTGCCGTTGTCAGAAGCAATAATCCGCCAAGTCTAACTCCTAAAGTGGCCCTACAGTACTGTGTGGCAAAGCGGACTGCCCCTAACTTTCTGATCCTCTGCCAGTCCTCACAGCGAATCTCGACGTCGCCGAGCAACTCGTAGTCTTTCTCGTGAAGGATCGAGATCATGCGGTGGATTTTACAAGCCAATTTTTCTGTGTGGAGGTCAAAGAACGGAGACGGAGGCAAATTATGGAGGAGAGTCGGCCGCATATTCCATTGTTGTACCGCGTGAAGGCGGTGATGTTTCTGGTTGCTGGCTGCACGGCATGTGGGTTGATCTTGACGGATCGCCCCACGCTGAAGTGCGCATTTTTGTTGGCGGTGGCGGTGTGGTGTTCTTGTCGGCTGTACTATTTTGCGTTTTATGTGATCGAGAGGTGGGTCGATCCGGGGTATCGGTTTGCGGGGCTTGGGAGCTTTGTGCGGTATTTGGTTTCCAGGCGGGAGGGGCGGGATTGAGGAAGACATACCCCAGGAGCTGAAGCCCCGATTCCTTGGCTGGATTGATTGCCGAGGCTGAAGCCTCGGCTTACCTAGAGGCAAGAGCAAATGCAACTGCAACGGCAAATGCGGGGATTCTTCGCTTCGCTCAGAATGACGGCAAGTGCAAGAACAAAAGCAGATGCCCCGGTTCGCGAAGGATGACAAGGTTGAAGTTTATGACCAAGTCTGGGGATGACGTGGTTCTTGTGCGCTGGATAAGGCGACGCTACTTGATCGGGTTGCCGGATTCGTTCCACTCGTAGACGACGATGCCGAGGTCGTTGAGGAGCTGCATGGCGGTCTCCATGTTGCGGCGGACCTGGGGGCGTGCCTTGGCGGGGGTGTCGTGGGCCTCTTCGACGGCGACGACGCGACCGTAGGGCCAGGCGGTCTGGGGGACGGCGTTGAGGGCTCCGGGAAGGTCGGAGGTACGAATGTTGAGGTCCTGGCGGCGGGCTCCGACAGGGCGAAGGATGCCGCCTACGCCTAGGTCGCTGGTGTTGGCGTCGGCGACCGTTACGTGGAGGGTGAGCATGTTGCCCTGGACGGTGAGGTAGGGGTTCTCCCACGAGGTGAGGGCGTGGACGGCCATGTAGCGCGACTTCGAGGGCGGGGGGATGAGGTCGAGTTGCTGGCGGATGAGTTCGGTCTGGGCTTGTTTTTCGGAGGCGTTGACGCGGGCGTCGGAGTCGGGGACGACGGCGGAGCGGTTGCAGCCCGCCGCGAGGGCGAGACAGAGCAAGAGCGGCATCGCAGAGAGAGAGGTTGGGAGACGGCGGGTGAGGCGCACAGAGGTAAGCATATCAACTTATCGAGGGACGGATGGGGGTGGGATTTTGTTGAATTAGGTGTAGGGAAAGGAGAACGGTTCGTGCTTTACAGTAATGTCCCACCCACGAGACAAAGACGCGGTGCATGTGGAGTCGGTGGCCGGATAAATGCGGGGATTCTTCGCTTCGCTCAGAACGACGGAGTAATCGTTCTACTGGGTGAGGAGGCCGAAGACGGCTACCGCCTTCTGTGTGCCGATGTAGACGCGACCGTTGGCGACCATGGGGGTGATGAACTTGTTGCCGTTGCCGAAGGAGTCGCGGCTGTTGGCGGCCTGGTTGCTGTTGTAGAGCTCCGTGGCGAGATTGGAGGCGTCGTAGGCGTGGAGTACGCCGGCGGAGTTCTGTGAGCTCTCGACTGCCCAGACGATGCCGTTCCTGGTGCCGTTGGCGGAGATCGCGGGCGTGGTGCCGGGATAGGGGAAGGTGACAGCGGACTTGCTGGATGGCGCGGTGGCTATGAGGGCGTTGGCGACCGGGTAGGCGCGAAGGTTGTCGCCGCGGCCGCCGTAGTAGAGGGTGTTGTTGAAGAAGGCCGGGCCGGACCATGCTCCGCTGGCGACGCCGTTGGGGATCTGCTGGTAGACGTTGGAGTTGTCGGGCGAGGAGAGGTTGATCTTGCCCATGTCGTCGCGGTCGGCGAGATAGATATTGCCGTCTTTTCCAGCTCCGACGACGAGGTGGCGGGTCTTGCCGGTGCTGTCCTGCGTGTCGGGCAGGAGCATGGCTCCGCCAGAGCCGAGGTCCTGGTCGATGGCCGATTCGGCGGTCGTGTTCCAGGGCTCGAAGAAGTCGGTGACGGTGAGCTTCGGGGTGGTGGCGATCTTCA
This window contains:
- a CDS encoding YncE family protein yields the protein MHPLTKLALTAALLSLTACRRSDFPDVPSGYREFAYVSNGGANTVSVLDLVYLRPDRTLQVGPNPSGMAVNPVKNEVYVVNAGPANGNGSITVIDARTNKVVYTIGLHRQPYFISVDAAGRRAYVANSGSNTVSVVDLDLRREIAVAGTGEAPGLARIAPDMRSLVVTNRASGSVSIFAVDPTPALDPNAPAKQQPQPLHFRASFDHCPGATDAVILPDSSKAFIACSGGHQVMSINLAAAPDSWAAKQNPSLLNDSVLAFLDVGETPVDLAMKPDGGEVFSSNFASGSISEISTYTNEVGGTYPIGNHPVHGIVTADNSALWVSNFGADSLSLYSIDDGKLVSSLRTGSAPDFLAFSADEHLLLAADAHSGDVAVIRTLGKLGPNLFTILPAGPSPNAIVVKAITANK